The following are from one region of the Dreissena polymorpha isolate Duluth1 chromosome 2, UMN_Dpol_1.0, whole genome shotgun sequence genome:
- the LOC127867548 gene encoding prostaglandin E2 receptor EP4 subtype-like, translating into MSSNSNDIMTLLANLSVGNNANLSMPGNSSESILKDPLISLIVPVIIFALGVFGNILAIIVLLRSSREHKQSVFYRLVGALACTDLFGTCSTAPVILAVYANNLEWVGGKFTCHYESFVLIFAGYSTVFIVGTMAVDRFLAIMCPFFYDNHITKSRASFGLVCLWIFAAVLGFLPILGLGENVKHYPGTWCFFTFNSSDIKNQIFAYSYASIGLAVVFVTAIFNFLVTYTLLQLRRKTVRSNNISIKKINDSELQMMVLLMGIIVIFSTCWCPFLIRILINQSNFGLWTFERTCTHCDWQFAIRSSTLGSTSCFARSSLFDPSNSLRHSFSPFANASP; encoded by the exons ATGTCGTCCAACTCCAATGACATCATGACCTTGTTGGCGAACCTCAGTGTGGGAAACAATGCCAATCTTTCCATGCCGGGAAACTCGTCAGAGAGCATACTAAAGGATCCCTTGATATCACTGATTGTCCCGGTTATTATATTCGCTTTAGGTGTGTTCGGAAATATCCTCGCGATCATCGTGCTACTGCGTTCATCTCGTGAACACAAGCAGTCCGTGTTTTATCGTCTGGTCGGAGCGTTGGCATGCACGGATTTGTTTGGTACGTGTTCAACGGCACCAGTGATATTAGCAGTGTACGCAAATAACCTGGAATGGGTCGGCGGAAAATTTACTTGCCACTACGAATCTTTCGTGCTTATATTCGCAGGATATTCCACAGTATTTATAGTTGGAACAATGGCGGTGGACCGCTTTTTGGCAATCATGTGTCCGTTCTTTTACGACAATCATATTACAAAAAGCCGCGCATCATTTGGGCTAGTTTGCTTATGGATATTTGCGGCAGTGCTCGGCTTTTTACCAATCTTGGGCCTAGGTGAGAATGTAAAACACTATCCTGGAACATGGTGTTTTTTCACCTTCAACAGTTCAGACATTAAAAACCAGATATTCGCCTATTCCTATGCGTCCATTGGCTTGGCGGTTGTCTTCGTAACCGCGATTTTCAACTTCCTTGTGACGTACACGCTCCTGCAGTTACGACGTAAGACGGTGCGCTCTAACAACATAAGCATCAAGAAGATCAACGACAGCGAGCTGCAGATGATGGTACTTCTGATGGGCATCATCGTCATTTTTTCAACTTGCTGGTGTCCCTTCCTG ATCCGGATTCTCATCAACCAATCCAACTTCGGGCTGTGGACGTTCGAGCGGACATGCACGCACTGCGACTGGCAATTTGCAATCAGATCATCGACCCTTGGGTCTACATCCTGTTTCGCAAGGAGTTCTTTATTCGATCCTTCAAATTCCTTAAGGCACTCGTTCAGTCCGTTTGCAAACGCAAGCCCTTGA